One window of Candidatus Methylomirabilis limnetica genomic DNA carries:
- a CDS encoding vanadium-dependent haloperoxidase — translation MNDSKHQAGGGSNKELPGSETETGKLSRRNFLKGAATVATVVAAVPLQPLLGERGPVAEASVVDYESSQRANDSFNYRKSTAQAEKINVPVQPDNGDASRFTDFSGSYSKALLHDGLGVPIAVAFRSLTHALQTGEFEDFENIIVGNPGGGPNSKENGPQVALAFDLEGLDSHCTVIPPAPSVASAQTAAEQVEHYWAALLNDVPFTQYSTNSLVAQAVNDMNNLSFVSSAANNQFPFPVTPQNLFRGQFVPGDGNVLGPYVSQFMLQPTFFGAQPLSQQYQTFLPVGGGGSEFMTTVGEYQLVQNGGDSGRQLAFDSRFRYLRNGRDLAAYTHVDVLYQAYFVAFLVMAGLNTPPNPGNPYIGSTTEKAFATLGGPDAAGTLAEMATRALKAAWFHKWIKDLRLRPEEYGALVHARLTNSSPSPQAAAALHGDVLNSAALPIIQSTYGSYLLPQAFPEGSPTHPCYPTGHGTVGGACVTVLKFFFDCNQKLRPLLANAGRDLVVPRTNGLLLNTYAGADGNNLDINGELNKLAYNISFGHGIHAGIHFRSSTYWSMLLGEQVALSILQDRARSYNEPFTVNITKFDGTTATITNQ, via the coding sequence TCGGCGAAAGAGGGCCAGTCGCCGAGGCGTCGGTTGTAGACTATGAGTCTTCGCAACGCGCGAATGACAGCTTCAATTACCGCAAAAGCACGGCCCAGGCCGAGAAGATCAACGTTCCGGTTCAACCAGACAATGGCGATGCGTCGAGATTCACAGACTTCAGCGGCAGCTATAGCAAAGCCCTGTTACACGACGGCCTCGGCGTACCGATTGCTGTTGCCTTCCGAAGCCTGACCCATGCCCTACAGACTGGAGAGTTCGAAGACTTCGAAAACATCATTGTTGGGAACCCCGGCGGGGGACCCAACTCGAAGGAGAATGGCCCACAGGTTGCGCTTGCATTTGACCTGGAAGGCCTCGACTCACATTGTACGGTCATCCCGCCGGCGCCGAGTGTTGCCAGCGCGCAGACGGCGGCCGAGCAGGTCGAGCACTACTGGGCGGCTCTGCTGAATGACGTGCCGTTCACCCAATACTCCACAAATTCGCTGGTCGCTCAAGCTGTGAACGACATGAACAATCTGTCATTCGTCAGCAGTGCCGCGAATAATCAGTTCCCGTTCCCCGTCACACCACAGAATCTGTTCCGCGGGCAGTTCGTTCCTGGCGACGGTAATGTCCTGGGCCCGTACGTCTCGCAGTTCATGCTCCAGCCGACCTTCTTCGGCGCTCAGCCCCTCAGTCAGCAGTACCAAACGTTCCTTCCGGTGGGGGGCGGTGGGAGCGAGTTCATGACCACGGTTGGCGAGTACCAACTGGTCCAAAACGGCGGAGACTCGGGACGCCAACTGGCCTTTGACAGTAGATTCCGGTACCTCCGGAATGGCCGAGACCTCGCCGCATATACCCATGTGGACGTGCTCTACCAAGCATACTTCGTCGCCTTCCTCGTAATGGCTGGGCTAAACACACCACCGAACCCTGGTAACCCCTATATCGGCTCAACGACGGAAAAGGCCTTCGCCACCTTGGGAGGGCCAGACGCTGCGGGGACGCTCGCTGAAATGGCCACGCGAGCACTCAAAGCTGCCTGGTTCCACAAGTGGATCAAGGATCTGCGGCTGCGGCCGGAGGAGTATGGGGCGCTGGTGCATGCGAGACTTACTAACTCTAGCCCATCTCCCCAAGCGGCGGCGGCGCTGCACGGGGACGTCCTGAACTCAGCGGCGCTTCCCATCATTCAATCGACCTACGGCAGCTACTTGCTACCACAGGCATTTCCAGAGGGTTCGCCGACCCATCCCTGTTACCCGACGGGCCACGGAACGGTCGGCGGTGCGTGCGTCACGGTGCTCAAATTCTTCTTTGACTGCAATCAGAAGCTCCGTCCGTTGCTCGCCAACGCCGGCCGGGACTTGGTCGTGCCACGTACAAATGGTCTCTTGCTCAATACTTACGCTGGTGCGGACGGAAACAATTTGGATATCAACGGAGAACTGAACAAGCTGGCGTACAACATCTCGTTTGGTCACGGGATCCACGCCGGCATCCACTTCCGCAGTTCGACCTACTGGTCGATGCTGCTGGGCGAGCAGGTTGCACTCAGTATCCTGCAGGATCGGGCCAGGTCCTATAACGAGCCATTCACTGTCAACATAACGAAATTCGACGGAACGACGGCAACCATCACCAACCAATAA
- the arc gene encoding proteasome ATPase: protein MNDPEKGPARLSSLRKTMRKLSEQLPGSDTTFHRKLSQYEDEIEVLQAQVKTLEEEVYHLRRRLDQAPKEFEFLRSKLDQSREQLGQAHHQNQRMVQTLQQAKEQIEGLREEVEKLSAPPNPYGIFAAMNPDGTANIYTGGRKMKVNLHPAVQSETLRKGQELILNEAFNVIAAAGFDEQGEVVTLKGLLDEGRAIVTLRADEMRVVELADPLLQLSLKVGDHLLLDPRSGHILEKLPKSDAQEFFLEEVPGIGYEAIGGLGPQIEMIRDAIELPHLYVDYFREHQLQPPKGVLLYGPPGCGKTLIAKAVAHSLAEQLAKKTGQAVKGYFLNVKGPELLNKYVGETERQIREIFSRAKEKATEGSPVVIFFDEMDSLFRTRGSGISSDMESTIVPQFLAELDGVEGLKHVIVIGATNRQDLIDPAVLRPGRFDVKIKIDRPDQSVADEIFSKYLTPELPFAATEIKAHGTPEKAAAAMIEATIQLLYAAVPEHRFLEVTYASGQQETLYFKDFVSGAMIESICTRAKKRAVKRMIATGVKGLTVEDLLDAVRTEFRENEDLPNTTNPDDWAKIAGRRSERIVNVRTVFDREEKRSRKVETIPTGHYL from the coding sequence ATGAATGACCCTGAAAAGGGCCCGGCAAGGTTAAGCTCTCTTAGAAAGACTATGCGGAAGCTTTCCGAGCAGCTTCCAGGGAGCGATACGACGTTCCACCGTAAGCTTTCTCAATACGAGGATGAGATCGAGGTCCTCCAGGCGCAAGTGAAGACGCTCGAAGAGGAGGTTTATCACCTCCGGCGACGACTGGACCAAGCCCCGAAAGAGTTTGAATTTCTTCGGTCCAAACTCGACCAATCCCGCGAACAGTTGGGTCAGGCGCATCATCAGAACCAGCGGATGGTTCAGACCTTGCAGCAAGCGAAAGAGCAGATAGAGGGGCTTCGTGAGGAGGTAGAGAAGCTCTCTGCCCCGCCGAACCCGTACGGGATCTTCGCGGCAATGAACCCTGACGGGACGGCAAACATCTATACGGGTGGCCGCAAGATGAAGGTCAACCTCCATCCGGCGGTGCAATCCGAAACGCTTCGTAAGGGCCAGGAGCTGATTCTGAATGAGGCGTTCAATGTGATTGCGGCTGCAGGCTTCGATGAACAGGGTGAGGTCGTGACCCTGAAAGGCCTGCTCGATGAAGGCCGGGCTATTGTCACCCTGCGAGCCGATGAGATGCGAGTGGTAGAGCTGGCCGATCCATTACTACAACTCTCTCTCAAGGTGGGTGATCATCTGCTTCTCGACCCGCGGTCCGGGCACATTCTGGAGAAGTTACCCAAGAGCGATGCCCAGGAGTTTTTCCTTGAAGAGGTTCCAGGCATCGGCTATGAGGCCATCGGTGGGCTCGGTCCCCAGATCGAGATGATCAGAGATGCCATCGAGCTGCCTCACCTGTACGTAGACTATTTCCGGGAACACCAGCTCCAGCCTCCGAAGGGGGTATTGCTCTATGGGCCTCCAGGTTGTGGTAAGACTTTGATTGCGAAGGCTGTCGCGCACTCCCTGGCCGAACAACTGGCCAAGAAGACCGGGCAGGCGGTGAAGGGCTACTTTCTGAACGTCAAGGGTCCTGAGCTGCTGAACAAGTATGTCGGCGAGACGGAGCGGCAGATCCGGGAAATCTTCAGCAGGGCCAAGGAGAAGGCCACCGAGGGGTCGCCGGTGGTCATCTTCTTCGATGAGATGGACTCGCTCTTCCGGACTCGTGGTTCTGGTATCTCCTCGGATATGGAGTCCACGATCGTCCCGCAATTCCTGGCGGAGCTGGATGGCGTAGAGGGGCTCAAGCACGTTATCGTCATCGGGGCCACGAACCGGCAGGACCTCATCGACCCGGCGGTACTGCGTCCGGGACGCTTTGATGTCAAGATTAAGATCGACCGGCCCGACCAGAGTGTGGCCGATGAGATCTTTTCGAAGTATCTGACACCTGAGCTGCCGTTCGCAGCTACGGAGATCAAGGCCCATGGGACACCTGAAAAGGCAGCAGCAGCCATGATTGAGGCGACTATTCAGCTTCTGTACGCCGCAGTCCCGGAGCACCGCTTTCTGGAGGTCACCTACGCCTCCGGTCAGCAGGAAACGCTCTACTTTAAGGACTTTGTCTCAGGGGCGATGATCGAATCGATCTGTACAAGGGCCAAGAAGCGGGCGGTCAAAAGGATGATCGCGACGGGCGTCAAGGGCTTGACGGTTGAGGACCTGCTCGATGCAGTCCGGACCGAGTTCAGGGAGAATGAAGATCTTCCAAATACCACCAATCCGGACGACTGGGCCAAGATTGCCGGGCGGCGGAGCGAGCGTATTGTCAATGTTCGGACAGTCTTTGACCGTGAAGAGAAGCGGTCCCGCAAGGTTGAAACAATCCCAACCGGTCACTATCTGTAA
- the dop gene encoding depupylase/deamidase Dop, translating into MAIEKIMGTETELGISARDPAGFDPVSGSSLLINSHRPIAEVRTMWDYVGENPLLDARGFEVSGDHERPSQADNRTINKPLRNGGRLYVDGAHPEYSTPECTNARDLVCYEKAGERIFELCLASANLTLPERQRIVIYKNNSDGKGNSYGHHENYLMERRVPFDQIVQGFAPFLVTRLIFAGAGKAGAENGADPCHYQISQRADFFESFIGLDTMAKRPIINTRDEPHADEEKYRRLHVIVGDSNMSEVATYLKVGTTAIVLAMIEDGFIKRDLTLEDPVRAIKEISHDVTCRRRVRLKRGKEFSAIEIQREYLDLAREYYQDRERSPQVADLLERWQHVLDQLALDPMTLHRELDWVIKHALITSYINRKGCSFDDHRVFMLDLQYHDLRRDKGLYFTLERQGYVERIVTDEEILLAMKTPPPDTRAYFRGMCLQKYPDEVYGTSWSSVVFDTGEASVKRVPMVDPLRGTQKLTAEVLERSDTAAELLENIAV; encoded by the coding sequence ATGGCGATCGAAAAGATCATGGGGACCGAGACCGAGTTGGGGATCAGTGCCAGGGATCCTGCCGGTTTCGACCCCGTGTCCGGATCTAGCCTGTTGATTAATAGTCATCGCCCCATCGCTGAGGTGAGGACGATGTGGGACTATGTGGGCGAGAATCCGCTCCTCGATGCCAGAGGATTTGAGGTAAGTGGGGATCACGAAAGGCCAAGCCAGGCGGATAATCGGACCATCAACAAGCCACTTCGAAACGGCGGCCGTCTCTATGTTGACGGGGCCCATCCCGAATACTCCACGCCGGAATGTACCAACGCCCGAGATCTGGTCTGTTACGAGAAGGCCGGCGAGCGGATCTTCGAATTGTGCCTGGCCTCAGCCAACCTGACCCTTCCGGAGCGGCAGCGGATCGTCATCTATAAGAATAATAGCGACGGAAAAGGGAATAGTTACGGCCATCACGAGAACTACTTGATGGAGCGGCGGGTTCCCTTCGACCAGATCGTCCAGGGATTTGCTCCTTTCTTAGTGACCCGTCTGATCTTTGCGGGCGCGGGCAAGGCCGGGGCCGAAAATGGCGCTGACCCTTGTCACTACCAGATCTCTCAACGGGCCGATTTCTTTGAAAGCTTTATCGGCCTCGACACCATGGCTAAGCGGCCAATCATCAACACCCGCGATGAGCCCCACGCCGACGAGGAGAAGTACCGCCGCCTGCACGTCATCGTCGGCGACTCCAACATGTCGGAGGTCGCGACCTACCTGAAGGTCGGGACGACCGCCATTGTCCTGGCCATGATAGAGGACGGCTTCATCAAGCGCGACCTTACCCTCGAGGACCCCGTGCGGGCCATCAAGGAGATCTCCCACGACGTGACCTGCCGGCGCCGCGTGCGGCTGAAGCGCGGCAAGGAGTTCTCAGCCATCGAGATCCAGCGCGAGTACCTGGACCTTGCCCGCGAGTACTACCAGGACCGGGAACGGAGTCCCCAGGTGGCCGACCTCCTGGAAAGGTGGCAGCATGTCCTGGACCAGCTCGCTCTTGACCCGATGACCCTGCACCGCGAGCTCGACTGGGTCATCAAGCACGCGCTCATCACCTCCTACATCAACCGCAAGGGCTGCTCTTTCGATGACCATCGCGTCTTCATGCTGGACCTGCAGTACCATGATCTCCGTCGGGACAAGGGACTCTACTTTACCCTCGAGCGCCAGGGATATGTTGAGCGGATCGTCACCGACGAGGAGATTCTCCTCGCCATGAAGACCCCTCCTCCGGATACCCGGGCCTACTTCCGCGGGATGTGCCTCCAGAAGTATCCCGACGAGGTCTATGGGACGAGCTGGAGTTCGGTCGTTTTTGATACCGGAGAGGCTTCGGTAAAACGAGTTCCCATGGTCGATCCGTTGAGGGGCACGCAGAAGTTGACGGCCGAGGTACTGGAACGCTCTGATACTGCCGCGGAGTTATTGGAGAACATCGCGGTCTAA